The following coding sequences lie in one Candidatus Kryptobacter tengchongensis genomic window:
- a CDS encoding Transmembrane transcriptional regulator (anti-sigma factor RsiW), whose product MIDHKTIKIWINLYLDGELAGEELELFKQHIKECRECAQILKQQRDFVDSIRSLKDEIKIDFGDFKTELIKQIEEFKPKSSKALKYAVFAIVVVILTISALSALYFYSNRTDFVKIAIENHMRQIRGQLPLEIETSSEGEISNWFDGKLRFNFRLPRYPDPSNQPYRIKGARLVALNNDYAALVSYEMDGRPMTLLVAPSKSASPYGKRKVNFKDIDFYLDTKDGFNILSWTDKGLTYALVFDFENFDWKKPCIVCHSSGAKEM is encoded by the coding sequence ATGATAGATCATAAAACAATAAAAATATGGATCAACCTATATCTTGACGGAGAACTTGCTGGAGAAGAACTTGAACTTTTTAAACAACATATAAAAGAATGCCGTGAATGCGCTCAAATCTTAAAACAACAGCGTGATTTTGTTGATTCAATAAGATCTCTGAAAGATGAAATAAAAATTGATTTTGGCGACTTCAAAACTGAACTTATAAAACAGATTGAGGAATTTAAACCTAAAAGCAGCAAAGCTTTAAAATATGCTGTCTTTGCTATAGTTGTTGTAATTTTAACCATCTCCGCTCTATCCGCTCTTTACTTTTACTCAAACCGCACTGATTTTGTAAAGATAGCAATTGAAAACCATATGCGTCAAATTCGGGGTCAATTACCACTTGAGATAGAAACATCTTCCGAAGGGGAGATTTCAAATTGGTTTGATGGGAAGTTAAGGTTTAATTTTCGCCTTCCCCGCTATCCTGATCCTTCAAATCAACCATATCGCATAAAGGGCGCACGACTTGTGGCGTTGAATAATGATTATGCTGCACTTGTATCTTATGAAATGGATGGTCGCCCGATGACATTGCTTGTTGCCCCATCAAAAAGCGCAAGCCCATACGGTAAAAGAAAAGTCAATTTCAAAGATATTGATTTCTATCTTGATACAAAAGATGGCTTTAACATCCTCTCTTGGACAGATAAAGGTTTAACTTACGCACTTGTTTTTGACTTTGAAAATTTTGATTGGAAGAAACCATGTATTGTCTGCCATAGTTCAGGAGCAAAGGAAATGTAA
- a CDS encoding tRNA-splicing ligase RtcB has product MPAPKEIKRISEVVWEIPETYKKGMLVPARIYATKQLLDSMDEGVFEQVTNVACLPGIQKYALCMPDGHWGYGFPIGGVAAFDFENGVISPGGIGFDINCGMRLVKTNLTIEEVKPKLKQLVDLLFQTVPTGVGATGFVKLSNSQFDEVMVKGARWCVEHGYGWKEDLERIEEHGAIKGADPSKVSKKARERGIDQLGTLGSGNHYLEIQVVDRIFDHNIANAFGIEQEGQIVVMIHCGSRGFGHQIATDYLKVFLDAMKKYGIPLLDKELACAPIDSPEGRDYYSAMLCAANMAFANRQVILHRVREAFEKIFKKSAQDLEMHLVYDVAHNIAKAEEYEVDGKIKKLLVHRKGSTRSFGPGHPELAEIYRDTGQPVIIGGSMETGSYLLVGTKRAMEETFGSTCHGSGRTMSRHKAKKEINYNQLVKQMEERGIYVRSASKSGLVEEAGVAYKNISDVVEAVDRAGISRKVAALRPIGNIKG; this is encoded by the coding sequence ATGCCAGCACCAAAGGAGATCAAAAGAATTTCAGAAGTTGTGTGGGAAATACCCGAAACATATAAAAAAGGAATGCTTGTTCCAGCACGAATTTACGCTACAAAACAACTTCTTGACTCAATGGATGAAGGAGTCTTTGAACAGGTAACAAATGTCGCCTGTCTTCCAGGAATTCAAAAGTATGCCTTATGCATGCCCGACGGACATTGGGGCTATGGCTTCCCAATTGGCGGAGTTGCTGCGTTTGATTTTGAAAACGGAGTGATATCCCCTGGAGGAATAGGATTTGACATAAACTGTGGAATGCGACTTGTAAAGACGAACTTAACAATTGAAGAAGTGAAACCTAAATTAAAACAACTGGTTGATCTACTATTCCAAACTGTCCCTACAGGGGTTGGTGCAACTGGATTTGTTAAACTATCAAATTCCCAATTTGATGAGGTTATGGTAAAAGGTGCACGCTGGTGCGTTGAACATGGCTACGGATGGAAAGAAGACCTTGAAAGAATTGAAGAACACGGCGCAATAAAAGGAGCTGACCCGTCAAAGGTAAGTAAAAAGGCAAGAGAAAGAGGAATAGATCAACTTGGAACACTTGGATCAGGAAACCACTACCTTGAAATTCAAGTCGTTGATAGAATTTTTGATCATAACATTGCGAATGCTTTTGGAATTGAACAGGAAGGTCAAATTGTTGTGATGATTCACTGCGGTTCAAGAGGATTTGGACATCAAATCGCAACAGATTATCTCAAAGTTTTTCTTGACGCTATGAAAAAATACGGGATTCCACTTCTTGACAAAGAACTCGCCTGTGCCCCGATAGACTCACCAGAGGGAAGGGACTATTACTCTGCAATGCTCTGTGCAGCTAACATGGCTTTCGCAAATCGTCAGGTTATTCTTCACAGAGTCAGGGAAGCCTTTGAAAAAATTTTCAAGAAATCTGCACAAGATCTTGAAATGCATCTTGTTTATGATGTTGCTCACAACATCGCAAAAGCAGAGGAATATGAAGTTGACGGAAAAATCAAAAAACTCCTTGTCCACAGAAAAGGCTCAACAAGGTCATTTGGTCCGGGACATCCAGAACTTGCTGAAATCTATAGAGATACAGGTCAACCTGTTATAATCGGTGGCTCAATGGAAACTGGTTCTTATTTACTCGTTGGCACGAAAAGAGCTATGGAAGAAACATTTGGCTCAACCTGCCATGGCAGTGGTAGAACAATGAGCAGACATAAAGCGAAAAAAGAAATAAACTACAATCAACTTGTCAAACAAATGGAAGAACGCGGTATATATGTAAGATCTGCTTCAAAATCTGGGCTCGTTGAAGAAGCTGGGGTTGCCTACAAAAACATTTCAGATGTAGTAGAAGCAGTTGACAGAGCCGGAATATCAAGAAAAGTCGCTGCATTAAGACCAATAGGAAATATAAAAGGTTAA
- a CDS encoding Na+:H+ antiporter, NhaA family — MVWKISKLFKEFFESERTGGLLLVICTVVSLFIANSRFGEMYVNFFHLKLGGLTIEHWVNDGLMTIFFLLIGLELEREIYKGELSNIKDALLPFFGALGGLLVPAGIYMIFNYGSETQSGFGIPMATDIAFALGILSLLGNKVPTSLKVFLTALAVIDDLAAILLIAIFYTRGIILMNLLIAVFIFVLLLVINKLGVKNLFLYIISGVVMWYFMLNSGVHATISGVLLAFAIPFDFHEDEKSPSHVLQHFLHKPVAFVILPIFALVNTAIFINSGVLGQSLIQNYSLGIALGLILGKPLGIFVATFLSVKLRICELPEDLNWKVIFGVGILGGIGFTMSIFITLLAFDDPVIVSGAKLTILISSTIAGVLGFMFLNLFLRGEN, encoded by the coding sequence ATGGTGTGGAAAATATCAAAGTTGTTTAAAGAATTTTTTGAAAGTGAGCGAACTGGTGGATTGCTTTTGGTTATTTGTACTGTTGTTTCTCTGTTTATTGCTAATTCTCGGTTTGGGGAAATGTATGTGAATTTTTTTCATTTAAAACTTGGTGGTTTGACGATAGAGCATTGGGTAAATGATGGTTTGATGACAATTTTTTTCTTGCTTATAGGTCTTGAGTTGGAGAGGGAAATTTATAAGGGTGAGCTTTCAAACATTAAAGATGCTCTCTTACCGTTTTTTGGCGCATTGGGTGGTTTATTGGTTCCAGCTGGGATTTATATGATTTTCAACTATGGTAGTGAGACTCAATCGGGTTTTGGAATACCTATGGCAACAGATATTGCTTTTGCATTAGGGATTTTGTCCTTGTTGGGCAATAAAGTGCCAACTTCTTTAAAGGTTTTTTTAACTGCCCTTGCTGTAATTGATGATTTAGCAGCGATATTGCTTATAGCGATTTTTTATACAAGGGGAATTATTTTGATGAATTTGTTAATTGCAGTTTTTATTTTCGTTTTGCTGTTGGTAATCAACAAATTAGGGGTGAAAAATCTTTTTCTTTATATAATTTCTGGCGTTGTAATGTGGTATTTTATGCTTAATTCAGGCGTTCATGCTACTATATCGGGTGTGTTGTTGGCATTTGCGATCCCATTTGATTTTCATGAAGACGAAAAATCTCCGTCACATGTTTTGCAACATTTTCTTCATAAGCCGGTTGCGTTCGTTATTTTGCCAATTTTTGCTTTGGTAAATACTGCAATTTTTATAAATAGTGGTGTTTTGGGGCAAAGTTTGATTCAAAATTATAGCTTGGGCATTGCTCTTGGACTAATTTTGGGTAAGCCATTAGGAATTTTCGTTGCAACTTTTTTATCTGTAAAGTTAAGAATTTGTGAGCTTCCAGAAGATTTGAATTGGAAAGTGATCTTTGGGGTTGGTATCTTAGGCGGGATAGGATTTACGATGTCAATTTTCATTACTTTGCTTGCTTTTGATGATCCTGTAATAGTCAGCGGCGCTAAGTTAACCATATTGATTAGTTCAACTATAGCTGGAGTTTTAGGATTCATGTTTTTGAATCTTTTTTTGAGGGGGGAAAATTAA
- a CDS encoding cytochrome c peroxidase, translated as MRNFKIFYHVVLFFIVFILSFISINGEKVNSSAKASYDVKIPLGIPKDLWELFIPPDNPITPEKVELGRKLYFDKRLSIDNTVACATCHDPKFAFAENKKVSEGVSGKKGARNAPTVLNAMFFEQQFWDGRAPTLEEQAKQPIINPIEMGMPDHDAVVKKLKGIPEYVELFKKVFGGEITIDKVAQAIAAFERTLLTGNSPFDRFIAGDENAISESAKRGWQLFQGKARCITCHEFNRSNPFFTDNKYHNIGVAMNKEGFADLARKAELLAKQGQLDKRKLDELALDPAYSELGRFLVTFNPKDIGAFKTPTLRNVELTAPYMHDGSEATLIDVIEFYNRGGNENPNLSGEMRPLNLTDQEKQDLVEFLKALTGEFPKDFPENK; from the coding sequence ATGCGGAACTTTAAAATCTTTTACCATGTGGTTTTGTTTTTCATTGTGTTTATTCTTTCCTTTATATCCATCAATGGGGAAAAGGTGAATTCATCTGCTAAAGCAAGTTATGATGTTAAAATTCCGCTTGGGATCCCAAAAGATTTATGGGAACTTTTCATTCCCCCAGATAATCCTATAACTCCTGAAAAAGTTGAACTTGGGCGAAAGCTTTACTTTGACAAGCGTCTCTCTATTGATAATACTGTTGCATGTGCTACTTGTCATGATCCGAAATTTGCATTTGCTGAAAACAAGAAGGTAAGTGAAGGGGTGAGTGGAAAGAAGGGAGCAAGAAATGCTCCAACGGTTTTAAATGCTATGTTTTTTGAGCAACAATTCTGGGATGGGCGAGCTCCGACATTGGAAGAGCAGGCGAAACAACCGATAATTAACCCAATTGAAATGGGCATGCCAGATCACGATGCCGTCGTTAAAAAACTTAAAGGGATTCCCGAGTATGTTGAGTTGTTTAAGAAAGTTTTTGGTGGAGAGATAACAATTGATAAGGTTGCACAGGCTATAGCTGCTTTTGAGAGAACCCTTCTGACGGGAAACTCGCCTTTTGATAGGTTTATCGCTGGTGACGAAAATGCAATAAGTGAGTCTGCAAAAAGGGGATGGCAGTTGTTTCAAGGTAAAGCAAGATGTATTACATGTCATGAATTCAACCGTTCAAATCCATTTTTCACAGATAACAAATATCATAACATTGGCGTTGCGATGAATAAAGAAGGTTTTGCTGATCTTGCCAGAAAAGCCGAATTGCTTGCAAAACAAGGTCAACTTGATAAAAGAAAACTTGATGAGCTTGCGCTTGACCCCGCATATTCGGAGCTCGGGAGATTTCTTGTAACATTTAATCCCAAAGATATCGGTGCGTTCAAAACCCCAACTTTGAGAAATGTTGAACTTACAGCTCCATACATGCACGATGGGAGCGAGGCAACGCTTATTGATGTGATTGAGTTTTACAATAGAGGTGGAAATGAAAATCCAAATCTTTCTGGTGAAATGAGACCGCTTAATTTAACTGATCAAGAGAAACAGGATCTTGTTGAATTTTTAAAAGCATTAACAGGTGAATTTCCGAAGGATTTTCCTGAAAACAAATAA
- a CDS encoding Phosphate-selective porin O and P, translating to MKDLKSCLFVLLLWLTSIEFMFSQTKISGYLQYMYRVEFEEDKITETFTPGTINLKVGGSLSKHVKWVIQFGVKELSFNKFLKDYNIELVDPFPGVKGFEIRLGQFKYHWSIERKESSSERKTIYRSQVVSALVADRDRGLEISYAGVKNFYFALGLWNGEVVYKNPGTIYETIDYTRNMDDSDAKKDITGYVSYDFKGNSGNLVTLSGALLIGSNGRMNVRDKERYGFGLNALLVNSNLHLRGEFIFGNDGDIRKRGYYMQLSYKFFDYFEPVIKYEFWDNDINVKGESKWLTVGVYSKVMEQVVFRVNYIKKIEKPIDVNNDELMFMAQVSF from the coding sequence ATGAAAGACTTAAAATCTTGCCTATTTGTTTTACTCTTGTGGTTGACATCTATTGAATTTATGTTTTCACAAACTAAAATAAGCGGATATTTGCAATACATGTATCGTGTTGAATTTGAGGAAGATAAAATTACGGAAACATTTACACCTGGAACGATTAATTTAAAGGTTGGTGGTTCTTTAAGTAAGCATGTTAAATGGGTGATTCAATTTGGTGTCAAGGAGTTGAGTTTTAATAAGTTTTTGAAAGATTACAACATTGAACTTGTTGATCCATTTCCTGGAGTTAAAGGGTTTGAGATTAGGTTAGGTCAGTTTAAGTATCATTGGTCAATTGAGAGAAAAGAATCTTCATCTGAAAGGAAAACAATCTATCGTTCGCAGGTTGTTTCGGCACTTGTTGCTGATAGGGATCGGGGGCTTGAAATATCATATGCTGGGGTAAAAAACTTTTATTTTGCACTTGGTCTTTGGAATGGAGAGGTTGTTTATAAAAATCCTGGAACAATTTATGAGACCATTGATTATACAAGAAACATGGATGATTCAGATGCGAAGAAAGATATAACTGGTTATGTAAGTTATGATTTTAAAGGTAATAGCGGAAATCTTGTAACTTTAAGTGGCGCTTTGCTTATTGGTTCAAATGGGAGGATGAATGTAAGGGATAAGGAAAGATATGGTTTTGGGTTAAACGCACTTCTAGTAAATTCAAATTTGCATCTGAGGGGAGAATTTATATTTGGAAATGATGGCGATATCAGGAAGCGCGGTTATTACATGCAGTTGAGTTATAAATTTTTTGATTATTTTGAGCCAGTTATTAAATATGAATTTTGGGATAATGATATTAATGTCAAAGGTGAAAGCAAGTGGTTGACAGTTGGGGTTTATTCAAAAGTTATGGAGCAAGTGGTTTTCAGGGTCAATTATATTAAAAAAATTGAGAAGCCAATAGATGTTAATAATGATGAGTTGATGTTTATGGCGCAGGTTAGTTTTTAA
- a CDS encoding peptidyl-prolyl cis-trans isomerase D, whose translation MPIMAKMRDNLPAILLSLVILFLLTIVLDWGMDITGRHHREGAYREPIGKVNGEEISYQEFNQALEFEIENYKQRTGNDPDDFMLEQLRNQVWEQIVTRKLIEQEIKKLGITVTDEEISDWVLNSPETLPEPVKRNFVDSTGNIDRTLLERALKSTTPQARQFWIEVEKFLKAQKLTEKLQSRLLASIRVSDGEIKERFEKQNTRYEIKYISLDPNKFAKEITEPNDDEIREYYKIHQDEFRIQETRRLKYVVFSDAPSSEDSASVLRELENFKQQALQGADFVELVKNYSEIPYSDVFFKHGELLPEIENEVWDKEVNEIVGPLKLSDGFHLIKILDERKGSDTFVRASHILVPVSRDTAESYKLAKEILALAKKGEDFAKLAGTFSVDQATARKGGDLGWFGRGRMVKEFEEACFKAKPGEIVGPVRTQYGLHIIKVVAKDNRELKIADLKLSVRASSETIESQRKRAQDFSHTVSGKNFVQEASALGLDIKTTPPFTKDSPIPGIGLNKTISDWAFSNKIGSVSPVFKIKGGFAVFTITEIKEAGIRPLEEVREAIKVRIRREKLKNKAFDYLADLRKKLNENEGLDGITKFDSTIEVKTASGFTLSGGIPGIGSDENVLGKLLDMKPNQISQPIKGNSFVYIIQLVNKTPFDSSAYKSQYETLKEQIYNEKRNTLFFIWLDNLKKNAKIVDNRSLYFEQ comes from the coding sequence ATGCCAATAATGGCTAAAATGAGAGATAATTTACCCGCAATTCTTTTGTCACTCGTAATCCTTTTCCTTCTCACCATTGTCCTTGATTGGGGAATGGATATAACAGGGAGACATCACAGGGAAGGCGCTTATCGTGAACCCATAGGTAAAGTTAACGGCGAGGAAATATCCTATCAAGAGTTCAACCAAGCGCTTGAATTTGAAATTGAAAATTATAAGCAAAGAACAGGAAACGATCCTGATGATTTCATGCTTGAACAATTAAGAAATCAGGTCTGGGAACAAATCGTCACCAGAAAACTAATTGAACAGGAGATAAAAAAACTTGGGATAACAGTAACAGACGAAGAAATAAGCGACTGGGTTTTAAATTCACCTGAGACGCTTCCTGAACCAGTGAAGCGAAATTTTGTTGATTCAACCGGAAACATAGATAGAACCCTGCTTGAGCGAGCCCTGAAATCAACAACGCCACAAGCAAGACAATTTTGGATTGAGGTTGAGAAATTTTTGAAAGCGCAAAAATTAACAGAGAAACTTCAAAGTCGTCTTCTTGCAAGCATTCGTGTAAGTGATGGTGAGATAAAAGAAAGATTTGAAAAACAAAACACAAGATACGAAATAAAATATATCTCGCTTGACCCGAATAAATTTGCAAAAGAGATAACCGAACCAAACGATGACGAAATCAGAGAATATTACAAAATCCATCAAGATGAATTCAGAATCCAAGAAACAAGAAGATTAAAGTATGTCGTCTTTTCAGATGCGCCTTCCTCGGAAGATTCCGCATCTGTTTTAAGAGAACTTGAAAACTTCAAACAACAAGCGCTCCAAGGGGCTGATTTCGTTGAACTCGTAAAAAATTACTCTGAAATTCCCTACTCTGATGTATTTTTCAAACATGGTGAGCTCTTACCTGAAATTGAAAACGAGGTCTGGGATAAAGAAGTCAATGAGATAGTCGGACCGTTGAAATTAAGCGATGGATTCCATCTCATTAAAATCCTTGATGAGCGCAAAGGCTCCGATACATTTGTGAGAGCAAGTCATATTCTCGTCCCAGTGTCTCGGGACACAGCGGAATCATATAAACTTGCCAAAGAAATTCTTGCCCTTGCGAAAAAAGGCGAAGATTTTGCAAAGCTTGCTGGGACATTTTCAGTTGATCAAGCAACAGCCCGAAAAGGTGGGGACCTCGGATGGTTCGGGAGAGGAAGAATGGTAAAAGAATTTGAAGAAGCCTGCTTCAAAGCAAAACCAGGTGAAATAGTCGGTCCTGTAAGAACACAATACGGACTTCACATTATCAAGGTTGTAGCAAAAGATAATCGTGAGCTTAAAATCGCAGATTTAAAATTAAGTGTGAGGGCAAGCTCTGAAACAATAGAATCTCAAAGAAAGCGAGCTCAGGATTTCAGTCACACAGTTAGCGGGAAAAATTTTGTTCAAGAAGCTTCAGCGCTTGGACTTGACATCAAAACAACCCCACCTTTCACAAAAGATTCACCCATCCCTGGAATCGGACTCAATAAGACAATTTCTGACTGGGCATTCTCAAACAAGATCGGAAGCGTTAGTCCCGTTTTCAAAATCAAAGGTGGTTTTGCAGTCTTTACAATAACAGAAATCAAAGAAGCTGGAATAAGACCGCTTGAAGAAGTTAGAGAAGCCATCAAAGTTAGAATAAGGCGAGAAAAACTTAAAAATAAAGCCTTTGATTATCTTGCAGACTTAAGAAAGAAACTTAATGAAAATGAAGGGCTTGATGGTATAACAAAATTTGATTCAACGATTGAGGTGAAAACAGCATCTGGTTTTACACTCTCGGGTGGAATCCCAGGAATTGGCTCTGACGAAAATGTCCTTGGCAAACTTCTTGACATGAAACCAAACCAAATCTCACAACCGATAAAGGGTAATTCATTTGTCTACATCATTCAGCTCGTAAACAAAACACCTTTTGATTCCTCCGCATACAAATCTCAATATGAAACACTCAAGGAACAAATTTACAACGAGAAAAGAAACACTCTCTTTTTCATTTGGCTTGATAACCTAAAGAAAAATGCGAAAATAGTTGACAACCGTTCTTTGTATTTTGAGCAATGA
- a CDS encoding RNA polymerase sigma-70 factor, ECF subfamily, protein MFDKIKKEIINSIDSLLRYAVVITGNEEDAKDLVQETCYKALKSINSLDENSNVKAWLFTIMRNLWINQRKRNQISPVYLEETIENVGDEWNINPEELLINNEMRQLLLKALNDLPEAYKEILILRYFEDFSYNEISKILDCPLGTVMSRLNRAREKLKEVFLKIYEKNNDDRS, encoded by the coding sequence ATGTTTGACAAAATTAAAAAAGAAATAATCAACTCAATTGACTCACTATTACGATACGCAGTTGTAATTACAGGGAACGAAGAAGATGCAAAAGATTTAGTGCAGGAGACCTGCTATAAAGCATTAAAAAGCATAAACTCTCTTGACGAAAATTCAAATGTGAAAGCATGGCTTTTTACAATAATGCGAAACCTGTGGATAAACCAAAGAAAAAGAAACCAAATATCCCCCGTTTATCTTGAAGAAACAATTGAAAATGTGGGCGATGAATGGAATATAAATCCAGAGGAATTGTTAATTAATAATGAAATGCGTCAATTACTATTGAAGGCGTTGAACGATTTACCAGAGGCTTATAAAGAAATTCTTATTTTGCGATATTTTGAAGATTTCTCATATAATGAAATTTCAAAAATTTTGGATTGCCCACTTGGAACTGTTATGTCAAGGCTAAACAGAGCAAGAGAAAAATTAAAAGAAGTTTTTTTAAAAATTTACGAAAAAAACAACGATGATAGATCATAA